The Coffea arabica cultivar ET-39 chromosome 1e, Coffea Arabica ET-39 HiFi, whole genome shotgun sequence genome has a window encoding:
- the LOC140020560 gene encoding uncharacterized protein produces MVEKSSSYREESNFPYDLKKFEKKALNDLKSKLEEAILGNKLFKKEVAKEAPKESPKKEGEMKHTRSRWPLCFLHSIQMPCLKFWCIGSSRQILLLHVKIAPSNLYSVSQPDSIDNNHDSRLHQIYGVMTLLFLSGNQQILDDEELYKKTFGTEEKRIQFLRWRVQLMEKGIQKLDFKPGGVNSLLQINDPKNSPEPSRKEVPVATKQVVLLLQDNYPEFAAKNMLLSFCVFFSMNV; encoded by the exons ATGGTTGAGAAGAGTTCTTCTTATAGGGAAGAAAGTAATTTCCCTTATGATCtcaaaaagtttgagaaaaaggCTTTGAATGATTTGAAATCGAAGCTGGAAGAAGCCATTTTGGGGAACAAGCTCTTTAAGAAAGAAGTGGCTAAAGAGGCTCCAAAGGAGTCACCGAAAAAGGAAGGTGAAATGAAGCATACAAGAAGTAGATGGCCTTTATGTTTTCTGCACAGCATTCAAATGCCTTGCCTCAAGTTTTGGTGCATAGGCAGCAGCAGACAAATCCTCTTGCTTCATGTGAAAATTGCCCCTTCAAATCTCTATTCAGTTTCTCAGCCAGATAGCATAGACAATAACCATGATAGCAGGCTTCACCAAATATATGGCGTAATGACTCTCTTATTCCTTTCTGGGAATCAGCAA ATTTTGGATGATGAGGAGCTCTACAAGAAGACATTTGGGACTGAGGAGAAGCGCATTCAGTTCTTGAGATGGAGAGTCCAACTTATGGAGAAGGGAATTCAAAAGCTTGATTTCAAGCCTGGCGGTGTCAATTCCTTGCTTCAGATCAATGATCCCAAGAACTCACCCGAGCCATCCAGGAAGGAAGTTCCTGTTGCTACAAAACAAGTTGTTCTTCTTCTCCAAGACAACTATCCTGAATTTGCAGCCAAAAATATGCTTCTtagtttttgtgtttttttttctatgaATGTTTAA
- the LOC113718216 gene encoding protein SENESCENCE-ASSOCIATED GENE 21, mitochondrial-like, whose amino-acid sequence MARSFPNAKLISAFVAQRISVAASRRGYAAGASQGAVPGSMRGGSNANMMRKKGGEESSSKTTSWVPDPVTGYYRPETHAAEIDAAELRNMLLKHKN is encoded by the exons ATGGCACGCTCCTTCCCCAACGCAAAGCTCATCTCAGCTTTCGTTGCCCAAAGGATCTCTGTCGCTGCAAGCAG GCGGGGATATGCAGCAGGTGCATCACAGGGAGCGGTGCCTGGTAGCATGAGAGGAGGAAGCAACGCGAACATGATGCGGAAGAAAGGAGGGGAAGAGTCGAGCAGCAAGACCACCTCGTGGGTGCCGGACCCCGTGACCGGATATTACAGGCCTGAGACACACGCCGCCGAGATTGATGCTGCTGAGCTCCGCAACATGCTCTTGAAGCacaagaattga